The Prionailurus viverrinus isolate Anna chromosome B1, UM_Priviv_1.0, whole genome shotgun sequence genome includes the window GTCTCTGAGTCCTCTTCCTCTGAAGTTGTCCCTTCACTTCCACCTAAGGTGCCAGCTACGTCAGATATGTGGATATTCCCTTTCAGATGTGGAGTCCGTTTGCGGTCTGATTATCTGCCCTCACAAAGTAACCCATTGTTTCTTTATCAAAGTTCCTAAAGTTTCTCCTCTGTCCTTGGAATTCAGGAAGCCCCTGGGAGTACGTGTGGGTATGGATTTCTCAGTAAATCTTGCCTGGACTGGGAGTGGTACCTCTTTAGCATtcatttctctgtccttcttAACAAACTGTGTTTTGTGCAGGTAGCCACACCTGCTGGGCTTTAAGACTTTTCTGTGTGTTCCACACTGTCTTCAGTGAACATACATGTATTGCTATGATCAGAGAAATGAAGCGATACAGATGTCTTCTTTTAATCACCGCATTTAGCCCTGAGATTTTTCTGATGCTGGCAGAGCCATCCCTTTTCTATTCTGGGATCTTAGCTTCCCTgggttaatctttttttttttttttttttggttaatgtttatttctgagacagagacagagcatgagtgggggaggggcagagagagagggagacacagaatgggaagcaggttccaggctctgagctgtcagcacagagcctgatgcgggactcaaacccacaaaccaggagatcatgacctgagccgaagtcattcacaaccgactgacccatccaggtgccccatgggttAATCTTGACTGTGGAGTGGGAGCACTATGGATGTCTGGCCTGACTCTCGAGTGGGAACTGTGTGTATGCATGCGCTGAAATGTATGGACTTacgatcttttctttcttcccaggtTGGTCCTGTACTTTGGCGGTGGCGGCTTCCTGGCATTTTATAATTGTCAGATGGCTTGGAGCCCTTCCCCAGTGGTCATACCCGCTTCTGACATCTTGTCCGAAAAGTTCCATCGAGCACGAGCCTTGGAAGCTCTGAGCCAGGAGCAGCCTGTCTGCTATACACTGCTGGACCAAAGATACTTCTCTGGTTTAGGTATGACtgatgggagagggaggagaccactgtcccctgccccccccaccccgaagtGTGCCAGTATTGCTGGTCTTGAGGCGGTCATTTAATCTCTTCAGCTTCACTTCCCTCATCTTTAAACTGAGGGAGTTAGATTAGGCAATTTCTAACTTCTCTCCTAGCTGAAGAATTCGTATCCTAATTATATTATAAGCTGGAGTCTGCCGGTGGCCACAGTCCAGTGTAACTTCCTAAGGGGCAGGAgccctgtcttcttcctccttGAATGCTCCACTGCCCGGTGCGGTGCCTGGCACCCGGCAGGTACTCGATCACCTGATCGGTATCTGCTGGGAACTGAGAGCTGTACAGTTTGCTAAGGGAGAGCACCGCGTTCGCTGGTGGGGCCTCTCTTGGGCAGGTGGAGCTGCCTGCTGGCCAAAGCACACAAGCCTCAGGCCTCCTCTGGGAGCTTAAAAGACATGACCGAGGAAGCaggttccctctctctgtgcaagGGTCATGAGCAATGAAACTGTGAGCGTTTTGAGGCGGGGAGAGCTGAACACTGTGAAAACTAGAACAGCCTGAACTAGAAAAACTTACTGTTCTTCCTGCTTCAGCAGAAGAATTAGTGCACCTGTGATTAGCTGCTGAGGCAATCGAGGGAGCCGGTGATGACAAAATCACCTCATAGCCGAGGCCTCGTGTTGCCTGCCGCAGCCACAGCTCACCtcgtgagcagggaggaggcccAGGGGCTCACCAGACAGCGGCCTCGCATTTTCACAGTAAGACTGTGGGAGTCCCTGAGCCCTGAGGAATAAAGAGACCCTTACAAGTAGCCTTTGGGATATTTATAGCGGGAGCTAATGCTCTACTAACTAGTCATTATTACTAACCATAGTAATAACAGCCAACATTTTTTCAAGTGACTCTAATATGCCAGGCACGTGCTTTCATTCTTACTGTTTCTCTGTAGGATACTTATTACTTTTCCCTTTATTCAGATGAAGCAACTAAAGCAGAGGACACATTGCAGATAAATGGTACAGCTGAGCCGTGAATCCGGTTTGCCAGTGAATTGGTCATCCATCCAGTCCACACATGCTGAACACTTGCCTTCTGCCACACTCAGCTTCCCCTCTTAAGGAGGTTATTAATGGCCCGGTGAGCATGGACTCAGGTCACCACAACTTAAGATAGATTGTGGCAAATGCCTAGTAGAGATTAAAGAAAGTGTGCTGCTGGAACATTTTGAAGAGAATCAGTTAACTGATTCTGGAAGGAGGGCTCAAGGCTGACTTCAGAGAATGTGGCAGCagtagaaaaataatgaaataatacctCTTAAACACTTTCTACTTCAGGCATTATgcttgacattttaaataataacagctaatatttattgagtattttctgTGTACCAGCCACAGTGCTCAGCatttgtgcttgtgtgtgtgagagagagaaagagagagaattcttgtTTACTGCTCACAAAAGCAGGTAACCaagccccattttacagctgaggaaagtgaagcttacagaagttaaggaacttgccaGAGTTACATAGCTAGGATCTGGTTGAGCAGGGGTTCAAAGGCAGATGGTCAGGTTCCATAGCCTGTTTTGATAACCTCTTTGCTGTAACATGGACCATGCCTAAGTTTACTTCATTCTGTCTTCACAGCAACCTTAAAGGTAAGTATTAGCAAACCCGCTTGGCAGACAGGAAGTTGACTCAggatatgtgacttgcccaagagcCTCCAGTCCGTGGTAGAGCTGGCTCCAGGTCTCCTGGAGGAGCCCCCGCCGCCATCCAACCAGCTTCAGTTTGCTCTGCTAACTTTGCGGACCGAGCTCCTCATGGAtctgttctttttccttcccttgccctctccctgcctcctcccagggAACATCATTAAGAACGAAGCCTTGTACAGAGCTGGGATCCATCCCCTTTCTCTTGGTTCCCTCCTTAGTCCTCCGCATCTGGAGGCCCTGGTGGATCACGTGGTGGAGTTCAGTGCCGACTGGCTTCGGGGCAAGTTCCAGGGCAAACAGCAGCACACGCAGGTCTACCAGAAGGAGCAGTGCCCCGTCGGGCACCAGGTTATGAAAGAGGCATTTGGGCCTCCAGGTGGCTTCCAGAGGCTCACCTGGTGGTGCCCGCAGTGCCAGCCCAGGCTGCCACCTGACGAGCAAGAGCAGGGCCGGCTCTCCTAAGGCTCTCTAGCCCCTTCTTCATAACACTTTGCCCTGCAGGGGCTGATTCCTGAGTGTCAGGAAAGCGGGCACTGTCAGTATGTGGGACTGGGCACAGGAAGTGGAGGGCAgcgtggggcgggggcggggggcgggtgtCAGTAC containing:
- the NEIL2 gene encoding endonuclease 8-like 2, which codes for MPEGPSVRKFHHLVSPFVGQQVVKTGGSSKKLNPASFQSLWLLDNQVHGKKLFLRFDPDEELGSLGNNSLPEPLQEGEKKEEAEDQKQALGPSSREINRSSQSLERVVPSGDNGLECLRGDTPAEGAERWLQVSFGLFGSIWVNEFSRAKKANKRGDWRDPIPRLVLYFGGGGFLAFYNCQMAWSPSPVVIPASDILSEKFHRARALEALSQEQPVCYTLLDQRYFSGLGNIIKNEALYRAGIHPLSLGSLLSPPHLEALVDHVVEFSADWLRGKFQGKQQHTQVYQKEQCPVGHQVMKEAFGPPGGFQRLTWWCPQCQPRLPPDEQEQGRLS